The following nucleotide sequence is from Vibrio sp. SCSIO 43136.
CGGTCGTTATTTCAAACGCTCATTTTGTGCTTTAGCCGCGGCTAGAATCTCAGGATATAAAGCAGTAAAGAGCTCAGTAAGATGGTGATAGTGACTATGAAGATAATGGCTAGTATTTGCTAAAGCGCCCATTCTTGGCGAACGCATTGCCATACGAGATAAGGCATAACTCATATTATCAAAGTGCGCATAAGACTCTAACCAACGGCCTTGCCACATGGCGTCGGACACTTGGGTATAGCGCGCTGGAAGTGTCAGTTCGGTTCGAGTCTGCTCGTAAGCGTAGTCGCAAAAATCTGATAGTGTACCTTGATGGTATCGCTGCCAATCCGATGCAAGGCAATGGTCCCAGAACATATCTAACGCTATCGGAGCAAAACGTCTCAATTCTGATGGAAAGCAAAGCTTGGCTTGTTTGACGATGGGGTGAGTATCGGTGTAGCTATCCACAAAACGATGCAATCGAATGCCTTGGGAGATTGTTGCTGGGTACTGTTTGTCAGGGTCCCCCTTAACAAAATCACCGAGCAAGTTTCCTAGCAAGCTGCTATTACTATGCTCGGCGATATGTAAGTGGGCTAAAAAATTCATTGTTTGCTTCTAAATTGGGCGCTTCAACACCTTTAGCTTAAACCGATTACTTATCTGGCGTAACCTCATTTGACTCAGTTACTCTCTCAGGCTCTACGTAATCCGCCAAGATTAAGCCAATTTCAAGTGCATCAAGCATTTCGAGCTCATGCTTATTTTCTTCACTCATTTAATCACTCCATGAAAAGTTGTTGCACATCATTTATACGTCATAAACCACACTTTTATAAGCTTATTGCACCAAATACGCATAGAAGTTTGACTCACATCCCATATTGGATTGAGCGCACTGTAATTAAAGATTTACAGTAGGCGTAAATTTTAGTGTTCACCAGTAAATTGCTTTGTCAGGCAATGCATGGCACATTCCGATTCAAGCCTTATAGAGTGGTTAGTTCCAATCCTCACCACCCATCCACTGTAAATTTTATTGAACACCCTTATGACGTCAAAACTATTCGGAAGTACATTGATCATCGCTGGCACAACTATAGGCGCAGGGATGCTGGCGCTGCCGATCACTTCAAGTGCAATTGGCTTTCCAGTCGCCGCCATGCTCATGTTTGGCCTATGGGCAGTCATGGCATTTACCGCTCTACTCATGTTGGAGCTTCATC
It contains:
- a CDS encoding ACP phosphodiesterase, with amino-acid sequence MNFLAHLHIAEHSNSSLLGNLLGDFVKGDPDKQYPATISQGIRLHRFVDSYTDTHPIVKQAKLCFPSELRRFAPIALDMFWDHCLASDWQRYHQGTLSDFCDYAYEQTRTELTLPARYTQVSDAMWQGRWLESYAHFDNMSYALSRMAMRSPRMGALANTSHYLHSHYHHLTELFTALYPEILAAAKAQNERLK